A part of Winslowiella toletana genomic DNA contains:
- a CDS encoding multidrug effflux MFS transporter translates to MDNAHQRINTFTVKSSGFTFVLILSALMAFTSLSTDIYLPAMPVMAKELQGDAELTITGFLIGFCLAQLIWGPVSDHFGRKTPLFIGLVLFMVGSAGCALSTDIMQIVFWRVFQALGACTGPMLARAMIRDLFGRTRAAQMLSTLMVIMAIAPIAGPLLGGQMIRVTSWHSIFWLLAGIGALMLVLVCWLPETLAAEKRVKASLAGAFSNYYHLLKTSQFMRFTLCVTFYYVAAYAFITGSPFVYISYFGIDPQHYGWLFAVNVMGLMAVSMVNRRLVHRYPLESLLKFAAVIAAAAAITLAISIKLAFGGIVMIIIPVFIFFAMNGIIAATSTAAAMDAVPDMAGSASALIGSLQYGSGIISSLLLALLSDGTPWTMSWIIALFTLASAVMALTAPGTVKPVS, encoded by the coding sequence ATGGATAACGCACACCAGCGTATCAACACCTTCACTGTGAAATCGAGCGGGTTTACTTTTGTTCTTATTCTTAGCGCATTAATGGCTTTTACGTCGTTATCCACCGATATTTACCTGCCCGCCATGCCAGTGATGGCAAAAGAGCTGCAGGGTGATGCCGAACTTACCATCACCGGATTTTTAATCGGCTTTTGTCTCGCGCAGTTGATATGGGGGCCAGTCAGCGACCATTTTGGCCGTAAAACGCCACTGTTTATTGGTCTGGTGTTATTTATGGTCGGCTCAGCAGGCTGTGCGCTGTCAACGGATATCATGCAAATTGTTTTCTGGCGCGTTTTCCAGGCGCTGGGCGCCTGTACCGGCCCGATGCTGGCTCGCGCGATGATTCGCGATCTGTTTGGCCGCACCCGGGCCGCGCAAATGCTCTCAACCCTGATGGTGATTATGGCTATCGCGCCGATTGCCGGGCCGCTGCTGGGTGGCCAGATGATCAGGGTGACCTCGTGGCACAGCATATTCTGGTTGCTGGCGGGAATCGGCGCTTTAATGCTGGTTTTGGTGTGCTGGCTGCCGGAAACCTTAGCAGCAGAGAAAAGGGTTAAAGCCTCTCTGGCTGGCGCATTCAGCAACTATTACCACTTGCTGAAAACTAGCCAGTTTATGCGCTTTACGCTCTGTGTGACCTTCTACTACGTCGCCGCCTATGCGTTTATTACCGGTTCGCCTTTTGTTTATATCTCTTACTTCGGCATCGATCCGCAGCACTATGGCTGGCTGTTTGCGGTCAATGTGATGGGCTTAATGGCCGTGAGTATGGTGAACCGACGTCTGGTTCATCGCTATCCGCTGGAGTCACTGCTTAAATTTGCGGCGGTGATTGCCGCTGCTGCCGCCATCACGCTGGCAATCAGCATAAAACTGGCTTTCGGCGGGATAGTGATGATTATTATCCCGGTGTTTATTTTCTTTGCCATGAATGGAATTATCGCCGCCACTTCAACGGCGGCGGCGATGGATGCTGTGCCAGATATGGCTGGCTCCGCATCCGCATTAATTGGATCTCTTCAGTACGGCAGCGGCATTATCTCTTCTTTGCTGCTGGCGTTATTAAGTGACGGCACTCCCTGGACCATGAGCTGGATAATCGCGCTATTTACCCTGGCGAGTGCCGTAATGGCGTTAACGGCACCTGGGACGGTTAAACCCGTTAGCTAA
- a CDS encoding alpha/beta hydrolase, translated as MKLNVLNALLLTAMAGLASTAQAADYKQNPFTLVYDGAIRENVQGKVNIHPVKYDLHGIQIAANIYTPASYDPAKKYPAVVVAHPNGGVKEQVAGLYAQRLAEHGYITITADAAYQGASGGMPRSVDKPANRIEDIHGMADYISQYPGVDAGRIGLLGICGGGGYSLKAAQTDKRFKALATLSMFDSGRVRRNGYQDSQLATIQDRLKVATDARIKEATTGEITYSGDANLTDEQIARLPFDLYRQGYEYYGKTHAHPNSTFRYTTSSLLDLMRFDAQSNMALINQPLLMMAGSKADSLYMTESAFKQATGTSNKKLYLIEGATHIETYWVPRYVDQAMSQLDPFFDNNI; from the coding sequence ATGAAACTCAACGTTTTAAATGCACTACTGCTGACAGCAATGGCCGGACTGGCTTCAACCGCTCAGGCCGCGGATTACAAGCAGAACCCCTTTACCCTGGTGTATGACGGGGCGATTCGCGAAAATGTTCAGGGCAAGGTCAATATTCATCCGGTGAAATATGATCTGCACGGCATTCAAATCGCGGCCAATATCTATACGCCTGCCAGTTATGATCCGGCGAAAAAATACCCTGCGGTGGTGGTGGCGCATCCAAACGGCGGTGTTAAAGAACAGGTTGCCGGATTGTATGCACAGCGACTGGCAGAACATGGCTATATCACTATCACCGCCGATGCGGCTTATCAGGGCGCCAGCGGCGGCATGCCGCGCAGCGTGGACAAACCAGCTAACCGCATTGAGGATATTCACGGCATGGCCGACTATATCAGTCAGTATCCGGGCGTTGATGCCGGACGTATTGGCCTGCTCGGTATCTGTGGCGGCGGCGGTTATTCACTCAAAGCCGCCCAGACAGACAAGCGGTTTAAGGCGTTAGCCACCCTGAGCATGTTTGACTCCGGCCGCGTGCGCCGCAACGGCTATCAGGATTCCCAGCTGGCAACGATTCAGGATCGCCTGAAAGTGGCCACAGACGCGCGAATCAAAGAGGCCACGACCGGTGAAATCACTTACTCAGGCGATGCGAATCTGACAGATGAGCAAATCGCCAGACTGCCTTTTGATCTCTATCGTCAGGGCTATGAGTATTACGGCAAAACCCATGCCCATCCGAATTCTACTTTCCGCTATACCACCAGCAGCCTGCTCGACCTGATGCGTTTTGACGCCCAAAGCAATATGGCGTTGATCAATCAGCCGCTGCTGATGATGGCAGGCAGCAAGGCCGACTCACTCTATATGACCGAAAGTGCGTTTAAGCAGGCCACCGGCACCAGTAACAAAAAGCTGTATCTTATCGAAGGCGCGACCCATATTGAGACCTACTGGGTGCCTCGTTATGTCGATCAGGCGATGAGCCAGCTGGATCCCTTCTTCGATAACAATATTTAG
- a CDS encoding heavy metal response regulator transcription factor: MRLLLVEDEEKTSSYVSRALAESGFTVDVSADGAEGLHYALEFDYDAVILDVMLPGIDGYRVLEGIRGSKQTPVLMLSARGSVDERVKGLRLGADDYLPKPFSLIELVARIQALVRRRATDGVDITQLQIHDLHLDLLARRVFRAGNRLELTAKEFALVSLLARHQGEILSKMMIAEQVWDMNFDSDANVVEVAIKRLRAKIDAPFDVRLLHTVRGMGYVLEVRSHSQP, encoded by the coding sequence ATGCGCTTATTGTTAGTTGAGGATGAAGAGAAAACCTCATCCTATGTCAGCCGCGCGCTGGCAGAGTCCGGCTTTACCGTTGACGTCTCCGCCGACGGTGCGGAAGGTCTGCACTATGCGCTGGAGTTCGATTATGACGCGGTAATCCTGGATGTCATGCTGCCGGGTATCGACGGCTACCGTGTGCTGGAAGGGATTCGCGGCAGTAAACAGACGCCAGTACTGATGCTGTCTGCTCGCGGATCGGTCGATGAACGGGTTAAAGGGTTGCGACTCGGCGCGGATGACTATCTGCCGAAACCCTTTTCACTGATTGAGCTGGTCGCGCGCATCCAGGCGCTGGTTCGTCGTCGTGCGACAGATGGGGTGGATATTACACAACTGCAAATCCACGATCTGCATCTGGATCTTCTGGCGCGCCGGGTATTTCGCGCTGGCAACCGGCTGGAGCTCACCGCCAAAGAGTTTGCGCTGGTCAGCCTGCTTGCCCGTCACCAGGGAGAAATCCTGTCGAAGATGATGATTGCAGAACAGGTCTGGGATATGAATTTCGACAGCGACGCCAATGTTGTCGAAGTGGCGATTAAGCGCCTGCGCGCCAAAATTGATGCTCCCTTTGATGTCAGATTACTGCACACCGTGCGCGGGATGGGATACGTACTGGAAGTCAGGTCGCATTCGCAGCCATAA
- a CDS encoding heavy metal sensor histidine kinase: MFKRSISGRLALLFVLSIVLIVLTLGLLLRSSLHNSLQKQMHNELLFRESLMSPWITARTSAEGWSVLANKFTDLASSEGERVRYWILSDDARFNIGGAPPMEVNWASLHEGLNKVPGASDGSCSLFLLVKTIPARGERPALRYVVAIDSTPYMGTLDAFTRALLVISAFGVFIVALLGYGVSRFGLRPLGALSQQAHHLAPGDHARRLETSALPEELRQLASSFNGVLERQEIAWRQLESFNADVAHELRTPLTNLIGQTQLGLSRRRAPEELEELLGSNLEELERMTSIVNDMLFLSHAHAGEHASQLTQVSLREETLKTAEYVEPSFAEKQLLLAVEGDALAHIDRRLFHRSLANLLENSARHSAPQSTVTVSLSATHSHATVAVSNPGAPVAPEHLHRLFERFYRVDSSRARSDTHHGLGLSIVRAVAIMHRGNVFARSERGINTFGLSFALSSASEQQHPTAEQSQPLFQALTDRIVSKPSA; this comes from the coding sequence ATGTTTAAGCGCTCCATTTCCGGGCGTCTTGCTTTGCTGTTTGTTCTGAGCATTGTGCTGATTGTCCTGACGCTGGGTCTGCTGTTACGCAGTTCATTACACAACTCATTGCAAAAGCAGATGCATAACGAGCTGCTGTTTCGTGAGTCACTGATGAGCCCATGGATAACCGCGCGGACCTCAGCTGAGGGATGGTCAGTTCTGGCGAATAAGTTTACCGATTTGGCCAGTTCCGAAGGCGAGCGGGTGCGTTACTGGATATTGAGTGACGACGCCCGTTTCAATATCGGCGGCGCGCCGCCGATGGAGGTGAACTGGGCCTCGCTTCACGAGGGATTAAATAAAGTACCTGGCGCGTCTGACGGCTCCTGCTCGCTGTTCCTGCTGGTAAAAACCATTCCGGCCAGAGGAGAACGGCCAGCGCTGCGCTATGTGGTGGCCATCGATTCAACACCCTATATGGGAACGCTTGATGCTTTTACGCGCGCGCTGCTGGTTATCTCCGCCTTTGGCGTATTTATTGTCGCATTACTTGGCTATGGCGTCTCACGTTTTGGTCTGCGTCCGCTGGGGGCATTAAGCCAGCAGGCCCATCATCTGGCTCCCGGCGATCACGCCCGGCGACTGGAAACCAGTGCGTTGCCGGAGGAACTCAGGCAGCTGGCTTCCTCATTTAACGGCGTACTGGAACGGCAGGAAATCGCCTGGCGACAGCTGGAGAGTTTTAATGCTGATGTCGCCCATGAGCTGCGCACACCGCTGACCAATCTGATTGGTCAGACGCAGCTGGGATTATCCCGCCGCCGTGCGCCGGAGGAGCTTGAAGAGTTACTGGGTTCCAATCTGGAAGAGCTGGAGCGGATGACCTCCATCGTAAACGATATGCTGTTCCTGTCGCACGCGCATGCGGGCGAGCATGCGTCACAACTTACGCAGGTTTCTTTACGCGAAGAAACCCTGAAAACCGCTGAATACGTTGAGCCTTCTTTTGCTGAAAAGCAGCTTTTATTAGCGGTTGAGGGTGATGCGCTGGCCCATATTGACCGGCGGTTATTCCATCGTTCGCTGGCCAATCTGCTGGAAAACAGTGCACGCCACTCTGCGCCGCAGAGTACGGTGACCGTCAGTTTAAGCGCAACCCATAGCCATGCCACGGTAGCGGTATCAAACCCCGGCGCCCCGGTTGCGCCTGAGCATTTACACCGTCTGTTTGAGCGCTTTTACCGCGTCGACTCTTCGCGCGCCAGAAGCGATACCCATCACGGTCTCGGGTTATCGATTGTTCGCGCGGTGGCGATCATGCATCGGGGAAATGTCTTCGCGCGTAGTGAGCGAGGCATCAATACCTTTGGCCTGAGCTTTGCTCTCTCTTCCGCCAGCGAGCAGCAACACCCGACAGCAGAGCAGTCGCAACCTCTGTTTCAGGCACTTACTGACAGGATTGTCAGCAAACCGTCAGCCTGA
- a CDS encoding (R)-mandelonitrile lyase: protein MTGKPRCLGLLLAVITFSSVAQPQHASGHIAVAGSQKPVAGPAENFTGRVRVDPLFVADNAIAASAAYVTFEPGARSAWHTHPAGQRLIVTSGVGLTQQEGQSVQIIRPGDVVTCPPGVKHWHGAAPDSAMTHLAVTGLVAGNSVKWMEKVSDEQYHAH from the coding sequence ATGACGGGAAAACCACGCTGTCTGGGGCTGTTGCTGGCGGTTATCACTTTCTCATCTGTCGCGCAGCCGCAACACGCTTCAGGGCATATCGCAGTCGCCGGCAGTCAGAAACCGGTTGCCGGTCCGGCTGAGAACTTTACCGGCCGCGTGCGGGTCGATCCGCTGTTTGTGGCGGATAACGCGATTGCGGCTTCGGCAGCCTATGTCACCTTTGAGCCGGGGGCGCGCTCAGCCTGGCACACACATCCTGCAGGTCAGCGACTTATCGTCACCTCCGGCGTCGGTTTAACCCAGCAGGAAGGGCAGTCGGTGCAGATTATCCGCCCCGGAGATGTGGTCACTTGTCCGCCGGGCGTTAAACACTGGCATGGCGCCGCCCCCGACAGTGCAATGACGCATCTTGCCGTGACCGGTCTGGTGGCAGGCAACAGCGTAAAATGGATGGAGAAAGTGTCAGATGAACAATATCACGCGCATTAA
- a CDS encoding carboxymuconolactone decarboxylase family protein, whose amino-acid sequence MNNITRIKQLTPAILLICSCSLASQAATSDAATASINQSQAAGETLTARQQAIPLMAAFMASSQMEKLDKALNQGLDAGLTVNEAKEILVQLYAYTGFPRSLNALNVLMQVTQARKQRGIHDIQGKEPVKPVPAGDELRRTGTENQTRISGAPVQGPLFEFVPVINQFLQTHLFGDIFARDNLDWQSRELATVGALAATPGVEAQLLSHTRASLRVGLSRGQLQQLVKILRDNGEPQAAARAEQALLSAQASADKESK is encoded by the coding sequence ATGAACAATATCACGCGCATTAAGCAGCTTACCCCGGCGATTTTATTGATTTGTAGCTGTAGCCTGGCGTCGCAGGCGGCAACCAGTGACGCGGCGACCGCATCGATAAATCAGTCGCAAGCGGCTGGCGAGACGCTAACGGCACGCCAGCAGGCCATCCCGTTGATGGCGGCATTTATGGCAAGCAGCCAGATGGAAAAACTGGATAAAGCACTTAATCAGGGTCTGGATGCCGGATTAACCGTCAACGAGGCCAAAGAAATTCTGGTACAGCTTTACGCCTATACCGGCTTTCCGCGCAGCCTGAATGCGCTGAATGTCTTAATGCAGGTTACGCAGGCGCGTAAGCAACGCGGCATCCATGATATTCAGGGCAAAGAGCCAGTAAAACCTGTTCCGGCTGGCGATGAACTTCGCCGTACAGGTACGGAGAACCAGACCAGAATCTCTGGCGCACCAGTGCAGGGGCCGCTTTTCGAGTTTGTTCCGGTGATCAATCAGTTTCTGCAAACCCATCTGTTTGGCGATATTTTTGCCCGCGACAATCTTGACTGGCAAAGCCGTGAACTGGCAACGGTCGGCGCATTAGCCGCCACGCCGGGTGTGGAAGCACAGCTACTGTCCCACACCCGCGCCAGTCTGCGCGTGGGACTCAGCCGCGGGCAACTGCAACAGCTGGTGAAAATTTTGCGTGATAACGGTGAACCACAGGCCGCGGCACGCGCTGAACAGGCACTGCTTAGCGCGCAGGCCAGCGCCGATAAGGAGAGTAAATGA
- a CDS encoding flavodoxin → MADSHDSHRRMLLSALAGITLSKVILPPAAASTLNTADNRGTLVVFFSRSGNTRVIAGVIHRSLHTDLFEIEPATPYPQDYFRTVELAKNQRDGGVKPALKNKVASIEQYQTIYLGFPIWGTTVPPVVQTFLSNCNLTGKLLIPFITHGGYGIGDSEVILSRLAPAARREKPLVIECYQERKTTEAVTSWLEAIRS, encoded by the coding sequence ATGGCGGACTCGCATGATTCCCACCGCCGAATGCTGCTTAGCGCGCTGGCGGGCATAACGCTGTCGAAGGTTATTCTGCCGCCTGCCGCGGCCAGTACGCTGAACACCGCAGATAACCGCGGCACCCTGGTGGTGTTTTTTTCCAGAAGCGGCAATACGCGGGTGATCGCCGGGGTGATCCATCGCAGCCTTCATACCGATCTGTTCGAAATTGAACCCGCGACGCCGTATCCGCAAGACTATTTCCGGACGGTAGAACTGGCGAAAAATCAGCGCGATGGTGGCGTAAAACCTGCGTTAAAAAATAAGGTCGCCAGTATCGAACAATACCAGACGATCTATTTAGGCTTTCCGATCTGGGGCACCACTGTGCCACCGGTGGTCCAGACCTTTCTGAGTAACTGTAACCTCACCGGTAAGCTGCTGATTCCTTTTATTACCCATGGCGGATATGGCATCGGTGACAGCGAGGTGATTTTAAGCCGTCTGGCGCCAGCCGCCAGGCGCGAGAAACCACTGGTTATTGAGTGCTATCAGGAAAGAAAAACCACGGAAGCTGTAACCAGCTGGCTGGAAGCGATTCGTAGCTAA
- a CDS encoding alpha/beta hydrolase, whose product MKLLLKILSLSLLAAGAVAHSAEREPLVIQQQGSFAAGGAVTTAAGQFDAKKPLDSAGQSYHGDHANVFWQTPQKPHKYPIIMLHGAGQSSRSWQTTADGREGFQNIFLRRGFSTYLVDQPRRASAGRSMVESSVTPKPDEQMWFNQFRLGVWPAFFKGVQFSDDKQALNQYFRQMTPNTGPFDINVIAAAMSAVVDKAGPAILFTHSQGGGPGWYTAIRNSKVKAIVAFEPGSNFVFPENELPAPMPSAFDTLKGEPVPMEQFLALTRIPVLIIYGDNIPDKPVAMPAQDSWRVRLAMARKWRDVVNQHGGDVNVLHLPEIGIKGNTHFPFSDLNNIQIADQVSQFIQEKNLQ is encoded by the coding sequence TTGAAGCTACTATTAAAAATATTGAGTTTATCGCTGCTGGCGGCAGGCGCTGTTGCGCATTCCGCGGAGCGTGAACCGCTGGTTATTCAGCAACAAGGCAGCTTTGCGGCGGGTGGCGCGGTGACGACAGCGGCTGGACAGTTTGATGCCAAAAAACCGCTGGATTCGGCCGGACAGAGCTATCATGGCGATCATGCTAATGTGTTCTGGCAAACGCCGCAGAAGCCACATAAATATCCCATTATTATGTTGCACGGCGCCGGGCAGTCTTCACGCAGCTGGCAAACCACTGCGGATGGCCGGGAAGGCTTTCAGAACATTTTTCTGCGTCGGGGATTTTCCACTTATCTGGTCGATCAGCCACGCCGGGCCAGTGCGGGCCGCAGTATGGTCGAAAGTAGTGTGACGCCGAAACCGGATGAGCAGATGTGGTTTAATCAGTTCCGTCTTGGCGTCTGGCCAGCGTTTTTTAAAGGCGTGCAGTTCTCTGATGATAAACAGGCGCTTAACCAGTATTTCCGCCAGATGACGCCCAATACCGGGCCTTTTGATATTAACGTTATCGCCGCTGCCATGTCGGCGGTGGTGGATAAAGCCGGTCCGGCCATTCTGTTTACCCACTCTCAGGGCGGCGGGCCGGGCTGGTACACCGCAATAAGAAACAGCAAGGTGAAAGCCATAGTCGCATTTGAGCCTGGCAGCAACTTTGTCTTTCCTGAGAATGAATTGCCGGCGCCGATGCCCAGCGCATTTGATACGCTGAAAGGTGAACCGGTGCCCATGGAGCAGTTTTTGGCATTAACCAGAATTCCTGTTCTGATCATTTACGGCGATAACATTCCGGATAAACCCGTGGCAATGCCTGCCCAGGATAGCTGGCGCGTGCGGCTGGCGATGGCGCGTAAATGGCGCGATGTCGTCAATCAACATGGCGGTGATGTCAACGTGCTCCACCTGCCGGAAATCGGAATTAAAGGCAATACGCATTTTCCTTTCTCCGATCTGAACAATATTCAGATTGCCGATCAGGTCAGCCAGTTTATTCAAGAAAAAAACCTGCAATAA
- a CDS encoding aldo/keto reductase, whose amino-acid sequence MQTVKLNNGIAMPLLGFGVFQMTDAAECERAVIDAIDTGYRLIDTAASYQNETQVGNALKQSCIARDQLFVTTKLWLQDTSYAGAKAQFERSLNRLQLDYVDLYLIHQPYGDVHGAWRAMEELYQAGKIRAIGVSNFQPDRLADLIAFNHVVPAVNQVEVNPFNQQLHAVPWMKSRGIQPEAWAPFAEGKNGLFQHPLLAAIGEKQGKSVGQVVLRWILQRGIVSLAKTVRKPRMEENINILDFALSDDEMLQITALDTVTSAFFSHRNPAMVEWLTARKLDV is encoded by the coding sequence ATGCAAACGGTAAAACTGAATAATGGTATCGCAATGCCCCTGCTGGGGTTTGGCGTATTCCAGATGACGGATGCCGCTGAATGTGAGCGTGCGGTTATCGATGCCATTGACACCGGTTATCGCCTGATTGATACCGCGGCCTCTTATCAGAATGAAACCCAGGTGGGGAATGCGCTGAAACAGAGCTGCATCGCACGCGATCAGTTATTTGTGACGACAAAATTATGGTTACAGGATACCAGTTATGCTGGCGCCAAAGCGCAGTTTGAACGTTCACTGAACCGTCTGCAGCTGGATTATGTCGATCTCTATCTGATTCACCAGCCATACGGTGATGTCCATGGCGCATGGCGTGCGATGGAGGAGTTATATCAGGCAGGTAAAATCCGCGCCATTGGCGTCAGTAATTTCCAGCCTGACAGACTTGCCGATCTTATCGCTTTTAATCACGTTGTTCCGGCGGTCAATCAGGTTGAAGTTAACCCCTTCAATCAGCAGCTGCACGCCGTGCCGTGGATGAAGAGCAGAGGTATTCAGCCTGAAGCATGGGCGCCGTTTGCGGAAGGGAAGAACGGTCTGTTCCAGCACCCGCTGCTGGCCGCGATTGGCGAAAAACAGGGCAAAAGCGTGGGGCAGGTTGTACTGCGCTGGATTCTGCAACGTGGCATTGTCTCGCTGGCGAAAACCGTGCGTAAACCACGAATGGAAGAAAACATCAATATTCTGGACTTCGCGCTTAGCGACGATGAAATGCTGCAAATCACCGCCTTAGATACCGTAACCAGCGCCTTCTTCTCGCATCGTAACCCGGCGATGGTTGAGTGGCTGACAGCGCGTAAACTTGATGTTTAA
- a CDS encoding LysR family transcriptional regulator has product MLKENFNELQIFLVVARERSFTKAAGKLGVSQSALSHAIKALEARLNLRLLTRTTRSVAPTEAGEKIINCLEPRLADLEEELGALLQLNGTTSGNIRLSAGEHAASSLLWPKLKPFLLEYPDINVELVVDNGFVNIVEGRFDAGIRLGESVDKDMIAVRIGPDMRMAVVGAPSYFAAHGTPQTPHELQHHRCINMRLPTAGGLYHWEFEKDGKPLRVRVEGQLIFNHLAERIDAVISGFGIACIPEDRVAAAVQSGKLIQILDEWCPTFPGYYLYYPSRKQHPPAFALMIEALRLTA; this is encoded by the coding sequence ATGCTTAAAGAAAATTTTAATGAACTTCAGATCTTTCTTGTCGTCGCGCGTGAACGCAGTTTTACCAAAGCCGCAGGTAAGCTCGGGGTTTCACAATCGGCGCTGAGTCACGCAATAAAGGCGCTTGAGGCACGTTTAAATCTGCGACTTCTGACCAGGACCACGCGCAGTGTCGCGCCAACAGAGGCCGGCGAAAAAATTATTAATTGCCTCGAACCCCGCCTTGCCGATCTTGAAGAGGAGCTGGGGGCCTTGCTGCAGCTGAATGGCACGACATCAGGCAATATCCGCTTGTCGGCCGGGGAACATGCTGCAAGCAGTCTGCTATGGCCAAAACTGAAACCATTTCTGCTTGAATACCCGGATATCAATGTCGAACTGGTGGTGGACAATGGTTTTGTTAATATCGTCGAGGGCCGTTTCGATGCCGGGATTCGTCTGGGAGAAAGCGTCGATAAGGATATGATCGCCGTCAGAATTGGCCCCGATATGCGGATGGCAGTGGTAGGCGCACCGTCATATTTCGCTGCGCATGGTACGCCGCAGACGCCGCATGAACTCCAGCACCACCGCTGTATTAATATGCGCCTTCCCACCGCTGGCGGGTTATATCACTGGGAGTTTGAAAAGGACGGTAAACCGCTGCGGGTTCGCGTGGAAGGACAGCTGATCTTTAATCATCTGGCAGAACGGATAGATGCCGTCATCTCCGGCTTTGGCATTGCCTGTATTCCTGAAGACCGGGTGGCGGCAGCCGTTCAGTCAGGCAAACTGATTCAGATCCTCGACGAGTGGTGCCCGACGTTTCCCGGCTATTACCTCTATTATCCGAGTCGCAAGCAACATCCACCCGCCTTTGCGTTAATGATTGAAGCGTTACGTTTAACCGCCTGA
- a CDS encoding glycine zipper 2TM domain-containing protein codes for MLLKRSCTVAIVLLVTLSVSACGMSHRGRNTAIGAGVGAVGGAVLTGGSTFGTLGGAAIGGLIGHEVSR; via the coding sequence ATGCTTTTAAAACGCAGTTGTACTGTTGCTATTGTTTTACTGGTCACGCTTTCTGTTTCAGCATGCGGGATGTCCCATCGTGGCCGGAATACCGCCATCGGGGCGGGTGTCGGCGCCGTCGGCGGCGCGGTATTAACCGGCGGCAGCACCTTTGGCACCCTGGGCGGCGCGGCGATCGGCGGCCTGATTGGACATGAGGTAAGCCGCTAA
- a CDS encoding LysR substrate-binding domain-containing protein — MQVNRVQTYHEAALAGIGLIQAGHWALRHHPERGTLTEILPDLRPSPLTASLVVAHRRNLSCRVRVFTNWIETVLKPWLD, encoded by the coding sequence ATGCAGGTTAACCGTGTTCAGACTTATCATGAGGCCGCTCTGGCAGGTATTGGTTTAATCCAGGCGGGTCACTGGGCACTAAGACACCATCCCGAACGAGGTACGCTGACAGAAATCTTGCCCGACCTGCGGCCGTCGCCTCTCACCGCATCACTTGTTGTCGCTCATCGGCGTAACCTTTCCTGTCGGGTACGTGTATTCACCAACTGGATTGAAACTGTACTGAAGCCCTGGTTAGATTGA